One segment of Macrotis lagotis isolate mMagLag1 chromosome 1, bilby.v1.9.chrom.fasta, whole genome shotgun sequence DNA contains the following:
- the LOC141508780 gene encoding myotubularin-related protein 9-like isoform X1 codes for MEFSELIRTGRAEALLLPGPGQPPVRGTLCITSHHLLLSDGHGSPSDLWLLLRNVDAVEKRVAGNSGTITLKCKDLNILQLEIEGLEETLDIACSIEALSSLESVTTSYPFFYRPQGLRLGDSEYLHPPDDFYQQVALKTNAWRLSTVNRDFYVCASYPPALVVPCAIGDEALARSAHFRQGGRFPVLCYYHSINGTEMVPQLAPSSCSKVMLRSSQPLQGANRRRCAEDELLLLEVLALGGGQGLVVDTRSAQAVKQARLTGGGTEAKAAYPGWKRLHRPLERGRPLQDSFVRLVEACTDPSLSMDRWLSRLDGCRWLTHVKEALTTASLVAQGMDREGICILVHGTEGTDATLLVTSLAQLILDPKCRTMRGFQSLLEREWIQAGHPFQQRCAHSAYTQGRPKNEAPVFLLFLDCVWQLSRQFPLSLEFGEGMLLALFDHAYASPFGTFLCNSEKERYLCEVKTKTHSLWSSLNQSKERKRLCNPIYSPNPLALWPSVEPQSLQLWAGLFLRWTRPPEPAQEAWEQLWKIVTEEVVDTL; via the exons ATGGAGTTCTCGGAATTGATCCGTACTGGTAGGGCAGAGGCGCTCCTTCTGCCCGGGCCTGGGCAGCCCCCCGTGCGGGGCACCCTCTGCATCACTAGCCACCACCTGCTGCTGTCCGATGGGCACGGGAGCCCCAGCGACCTGTGGCTGCTGCTGCGCAACGTGGATGCTGTGGAAAAGAG GGTGGCAGGAAACTCAGGCACGATCACCTTGAAATGTAAGGACCTGAACATTCTGCAGTTGGAGATTGAAGGCTTGGAGGAGACTCTGGACATTGCCTGCTCCATTGAG GCCTTGTCCTCGCTGGAATCTGTCACCACTTCCTATCCATTCTTCTACAGGCCCCAGGGTCTGAGGCTAGGAGACTCTGAGTACCTGCACCCTCCGGATGACTTCTATCAGCAGGTGGCCCTCAAG ACAAATGCTTGGAGGCTAAGCACAGTGAACAGGGACTTCTATGTGTGTGCCAGCTACCCACCAGCCTTGGTGGTGCCCTGTGCCATTGGAGATGAGGCCCTGGCCCGAAGCGCCCACTTTCGCCAAGGGGGTCGCTTTCCTGTGCTCTGCTACTATCACAGCATCAATGGAACA GAGATGGTCCCTCAGCTGGCTCCTTCATCCTGCTCGAAGGTGATGCTCCGCTCCAGTCAGCCCCTACAGGGGGCCAATCGGCGACGCTGTGCAGAGGATGAGTTGCTGCTGCTGGAAGTTCTGGCCCTGGGTGGAGGGCAAGGCTTAGTGGTGGACACCCGCTCAGCCCAGGCTGTCAAGCAGGCTCGACTCACTGGGGGTGGCACAGAAGCCAAGGCTGCCTATCCGGGCTGGAAGCGGCTGCACCGGCCCCTGGAGAG GGGTCGGCCCCTGCAGGACAGTTTTGTGCGGTTGGTCGAGGCCTGTACAGACCCTTCATTGAGCATGGATCGGTGGCTCAGTCGCCTAGATGGCTGTCGCTGGTTGACCCATGTTAAGGAAGCACTGACCACCGCCAGCCTGGTGGCCCAGGGCATGGATCG GGAAGGGATCTGTATCCTGGTACATGGGACTGAGGGCACAGATGCCACCCTCCTTGTGACTTCACTGGCACAACTCATCCTGGACCCCAAGTGCCGAACAATGCGTGGCTTCCAAAGCCTGCTGGAACGGGAATGGATCCAG GCTGGCCATCCTTTTCAGCAGCGCTGTGCCCACTCGGCCTACACCCAAGGCCGCCCCAAAAACGAGGCACCCGTCTTTCTGCTCTTCCTGGACTGTGTGTGGCAGTTGAGCCGCCAGTTCCCACTGTCCCTGGAGTTTGGGGAAGGGATGCTACTGGCCTTGTTTGACCACGCTTATGCCTCCCCCTTCGGCACCTTCCTCTGCAATAGTGAGAAGGAAAG GTACCTGTGTGAAGTGAAGACAAAGACCCACTCTCTGTGGTCCAGTCTGAACCAATCAAAGGAACGAAAGAGATTATGTAACCCAATCTACTCGCCTAACCCTCTGGCTTTGTGGCCCTCAGTGGAGCCCCAGAGCCTTCAGCTTTGGGCAG GTCTTTTCTTACGTTGGACTCGACCACCTGAGCCTGCCCAAGAGGCATGGGAACAGCTCTGGAAAATAGTGACAGAGGAGGTGGTAGACACCCTATGA
- the LOC141508780 gene encoding myotubularin-related protein 9-like isoform X3 has translation MEFSELIRTGRAEALLLPGPGQPPVRGTLCITSHHLLLSDGHGSPSDLWLLLRNVDAVEKRVAGNSGTITLKCKDLNILQLEIEGLEETLDIACSIEALSSLESVTTSYPFFYRPQGLRLGDSEYLHPPDDFYQQVALKTNAWRLSTVNRDFYVCASYPPALVVPCAIGDEALARSAHFRQGGRFPVLCYYHSINGTVMLRSSQPLQGANRRRCAEDELLLLEVLALGGGQGLVVDTRSAQAVKQARLTGGGTEAKAAYPGWKRLHRPLERGRPLQDSFVRLVEACTDPSLSMDRWLSRLDGCRWLTHVKEALTTASLVAQGMDREGICILVHGTEGTDATLLVTSLAQLILDPKCRTMRGFQSLLEREWIQAGHPFQQRCAHSAYTQGRPKNEAPVFLLFLDCVWQLSRQFPLSLEFGEGMLLALFDHAYASPFGTFLCNSEKERYLCEVKTKTHSLWSSLNQSKERKRLCNPIYSPNPLALWPSVEPQSLQLWAGLFLRWTRPPEPAQEAWEQLWKIVTEEVVDTL, from the exons ATGGAGTTCTCGGAATTGATCCGTACTGGTAGGGCAGAGGCGCTCCTTCTGCCCGGGCCTGGGCAGCCCCCCGTGCGGGGCACCCTCTGCATCACTAGCCACCACCTGCTGCTGTCCGATGGGCACGGGAGCCCCAGCGACCTGTGGCTGCTGCTGCGCAACGTGGATGCTGTGGAAAAGAG GGTGGCAGGAAACTCAGGCACGATCACCTTGAAATGTAAGGACCTGAACATTCTGCAGTTGGAGATTGAAGGCTTGGAGGAGACTCTGGACATTGCCTGCTCCATTGAG GCCTTGTCCTCGCTGGAATCTGTCACCACTTCCTATCCATTCTTCTACAGGCCCCAGGGTCTGAGGCTAGGAGACTCTGAGTACCTGCACCCTCCGGATGACTTCTATCAGCAGGTGGCCCTCAAG ACAAATGCTTGGAGGCTAAGCACAGTGAACAGGGACTTCTATGTGTGTGCCAGCTACCCACCAGCCTTGGTGGTGCCCTGTGCCATTGGAGATGAGGCCCTGGCCCGAAGCGCCCACTTTCGCCAAGGGGGTCGCTTTCCTGTGCTCTGCTACTATCACAGCATCAATGGAACA GTGATGCTCCGCTCCAGTCAGCCCCTACAGGGGGCCAATCGGCGACGCTGTGCAGAGGATGAGTTGCTGCTGCTGGAAGTTCTGGCCCTGGGTGGAGGGCAAGGCTTAGTGGTGGACACCCGCTCAGCCCAGGCTGTCAAGCAGGCTCGACTCACTGGGGGTGGCACAGAAGCCAAGGCTGCCTATCCGGGCTGGAAGCGGCTGCACCGGCCCCTGGAGAG GGGTCGGCCCCTGCAGGACAGTTTTGTGCGGTTGGTCGAGGCCTGTACAGACCCTTCATTGAGCATGGATCGGTGGCTCAGTCGCCTAGATGGCTGTCGCTGGTTGACCCATGTTAAGGAAGCACTGACCACCGCCAGCCTGGTGGCCCAGGGCATGGATCG GGAAGGGATCTGTATCCTGGTACATGGGACTGAGGGCACAGATGCCACCCTCCTTGTGACTTCACTGGCACAACTCATCCTGGACCCCAAGTGCCGAACAATGCGTGGCTTCCAAAGCCTGCTGGAACGGGAATGGATCCAG GCTGGCCATCCTTTTCAGCAGCGCTGTGCCCACTCGGCCTACACCCAAGGCCGCCCCAAAAACGAGGCACCCGTCTTTCTGCTCTTCCTGGACTGTGTGTGGCAGTTGAGCCGCCAGTTCCCACTGTCCCTGGAGTTTGGGGAAGGGATGCTACTGGCCTTGTTTGACCACGCTTATGCCTCCCCCTTCGGCACCTTCCTCTGCAATAGTGAGAAGGAAAG GTACCTGTGTGAAGTGAAGACAAAGACCCACTCTCTGTGGTCCAGTCTGAACCAATCAAAGGAACGAAAGAGATTATGTAACCCAATCTACTCGCCTAACCCTCTGGCTTTGTGGCCCTCAGTGGAGCCCCAGAGCCTTCAGCTTTGGGCAG GTCTTTTCTTACGTTGGACTCGACCACCTGAGCCTGCCCAAGAGGCATGGGAACAGCTCTGGAAAATAGTGACAGAGGAGGTGGTAGACACCCTATGA
- the LOC141508780 gene encoding myotubularin-related protein 9-like isoform X2 — MEFSELIRTGRAEALLLPGPGQPPVRGTLCITSHHLLLSDGHGSPSDLWLLLRNVDAVEKRVAGNSGTITLKCKDLNILQLEIEGLEETLDIACSIEALSSLESVTTSYPFFYRPQGLRLGDSEYLHPPDDFYQQVALKTNAWRLSTVNRDFYVCASYPPALVVPCAIGDEALARSAHFRQGGRFPVLCYYHSINGTVMLRSSQPLQGANRRRCAEDELLLLEVLALGGGQGLVVDTRSAQAVKQARLTGGGTEAKAAYPGWKRLHRPLERGRPLQDSFVRLVEACTDPSLSMDRWLSRLDGCRWLTHVKEALTTASLVAQGMDREGICILVHGTEGTDATLLVTSLAQLILDPKCRTMRGFQSLLEREWIQAGHPFQQRCAHSAYTQGRPKNEAPVFLLFLDCVWQLSRQFPLSLEFGEGMLLALFDHAYASPFGTFLCNSEKERYLCEVKTKTHSLWSSLNQSKERKRLCNPIYSPNPLALWPSVEPQSLQLWAGKTSLRFHLPSLNPGSSPWLRSLTGFFHIPNSRSFLTLDSTT; from the exons ATGGAGTTCTCGGAATTGATCCGTACTGGTAGGGCAGAGGCGCTCCTTCTGCCCGGGCCTGGGCAGCCCCCCGTGCGGGGCACCCTCTGCATCACTAGCCACCACCTGCTGCTGTCCGATGGGCACGGGAGCCCCAGCGACCTGTGGCTGCTGCTGCGCAACGTGGATGCTGTGGAAAAGAG GGTGGCAGGAAACTCAGGCACGATCACCTTGAAATGTAAGGACCTGAACATTCTGCAGTTGGAGATTGAAGGCTTGGAGGAGACTCTGGACATTGCCTGCTCCATTGAG GCCTTGTCCTCGCTGGAATCTGTCACCACTTCCTATCCATTCTTCTACAGGCCCCAGGGTCTGAGGCTAGGAGACTCTGAGTACCTGCACCCTCCGGATGACTTCTATCAGCAGGTGGCCCTCAAG ACAAATGCTTGGAGGCTAAGCACAGTGAACAGGGACTTCTATGTGTGTGCCAGCTACCCACCAGCCTTGGTGGTGCCCTGTGCCATTGGAGATGAGGCCCTGGCCCGAAGCGCCCACTTTCGCCAAGGGGGTCGCTTTCCTGTGCTCTGCTACTATCACAGCATCAATGGAACA GTGATGCTCCGCTCCAGTCAGCCCCTACAGGGGGCCAATCGGCGACGCTGTGCAGAGGATGAGTTGCTGCTGCTGGAAGTTCTGGCCCTGGGTGGAGGGCAAGGCTTAGTGGTGGACACCCGCTCAGCCCAGGCTGTCAAGCAGGCTCGACTCACTGGGGGTGGCACAGAAGCCAAGGCTGCCTATCCGGGCTGGAAGCGGCTGCACCGGCCCCTGGAGAG GGGTCGGCCCCTGCAGGACAGTTTTGTGCGGTTGGTCGAGGCCTGTACAGACCCTTCATTGAGCATGGATCGGTGGCTCAGTCGCCTAGATGGCTGTCGCTGGTTGACCCATGTTAAGGAAGCACTGACCACCGCCAGCCTGGTGGCCCAGGGCATGGATCG GGAAGGGATCTGTATCCTGGTACATGGGACTGAGGGCACAGATGCCACCCTCCTTGTGACTTCACTGGCACAACTCATCCTGGACCCCAAGTGCCGAACAATGCGTGGCTTCCAAAGCCTGCTGGAACGGGAATGGATCCAG GCTGGCCATCCTTTTCAGCAGCGCTGTGCCCACTCGGCCTACACCCAAGGCCGCCCCAAAAACGAGGCACCCGTCTTTCTGCTCTTCCTGGACTGTGTGTGGCAGTTGAGCCGCCAGTTCCCACTGTCCCTGGAGTTTGGGGAAGGGATGCTACTGGCCTTGTTTGACCACGCTTATGCCTCCCCCTTCGGCACCTTCCTCTGCAATAGTGAGAAGGAAAG GTACCTGTGTGAAGTGAAGACAAAGACCCACTCTCTGTGGTCCAGTCTGAACCAATCAAAGGAACGAAAGAGATTATGTAACCCAATCTACTCGCCTAACCCTCTGGCTTTGTGGCCCTCAGTGGAGCCCCAGAGCCTTCAGCTTTGGGCAGGTAAGACATCCCTCCGTTTTCATTTGCCATCCCTCAATCCAGGTTCTTCTCCATGGCTCAGATCTTTAACTGGCTTCTTTCACATACCCAATTCCAGGTCTTTTCTTACGTTGGACTCGACCACCTGA
- the FAM167B gene encoding protein FAM167B encodes MSLGSLAFGTLGEEEEQEEETLDSLKALTAKLNLQTRRPSYLEWTARVQSQAWRRGHAKAELGESGPGVICGFHTLDDALQWLREELRQMRTQDRELAGQLLHLRSRMHQLKVEQICQQHQELLDDAELEAEAEGLGLGEAAELLSPGSLRSTRLLAPPLRDIGLTRMNISSRRFTLC; translated from the exons ATGTCCCTGGGGTCCCTGGCATTTGGGACTCTGGGTGAGGAGGAAGAGCAAGAAGAGGAGACCCTGGACAGCTTGAAGGCACTCACAGCCAAATTAAATCTGCAGACCAGAAGACCCTCATACCTTGAGTGGACAGCCAGGGTCCAAAGCCAAGCCTGGCGTCGAGGTCATGCCAAGGCTGAACTGGGGGAATCAGGTCCTGGAGTCATCTGTGGTTTTCACACACTGGATGACGCCTTGCAGTGGCTCAGAGAGGAGCTG AGGCAGATGCGGACCCAGGACCGGGAGCTGGCAGGGCAGCTATTGCACCTCAGGTCCCGCATGCACCAGTTGAAGGTGGAACAGATCTGCCAGCAGCACCAGGAGCTCTTGGACGACGCCGAGCTGGAGGCTGAGGCTGAAGGTCTGGGCCTCGGAGAGGCTGCAGAGCTGCTGAGCCCTGGCTCCCTCCGGTCTACCCGCCTCCTGGCCCCTCCACTCAGAGACATTGGGCTCACCCGGATGAACATCAGCTCTCGTCGCTTCACCCTCTGCTGA